A genome region from Rhodopseudomonas boonkerdii includes the following:
- the boxA gene encoding benzoyl-CoA 2,3-epoxidase subunit BoxA, producing MTIAVIKQHLIDPEICIRCNTCEETCPVDAVTHDGNNYVVDATICNHCMDCISPCPTGSIDNWRVVTKTYSLEEQFSWEELPAQEEIAADAGSSHAVEALEDEVSALLDEARKGLGGRPVAPRSASKPTVNLYNRVKPATATVTGNFRLTDEGASSDVRHIILDFGQLPFPVLEGQSIGVVVPGHGSDGKPHVARLYSVASPRGGEKPNANNLALTVKRENGGLCSNYLCDLPRGAKVEVTGPFGATFLMPDDPAANIIMVCTGTGSAPFRGFTERRRRAMPNASGKLMLFFGARRPEELPYFGPLQRVPASLLTQHLCYSRVPGQQRTYVQDGIRGQRMPVADLLRSDATHVYLCGLKGMETGVEEALAEACTDIGLDWSSLKQQMREAGRYHVETY from the coding sequence ATGACCATTGCCGTTATCAAGCAGCACCTGATCGATCCGGAAATCTGCATCCGTTGCAACACGTGCGAGGAGACCTGTCCGGTGGACGCGGTCACCCACGATGGCAACAATTACGTTGTCGATGCGACAATCTGTAATCACTGCATGGATTGCATCTCTCCATGTCCGACGGGATCGATCGATAACTGGCGAGTGGTGACGAAGACTTACTCTTTGGAAGAGCAGTTTTCCTGGGAGGAGCTTCCCGCGCAGGAGGAGATTGCCGCTGATGCGGGTAGCTCTCATGCCGTGGAAGCACTTGAGGATGAGGTAAGCGCCTTGCTCGACGAGGCGCGCAAGGGGCTCGGCGGCAGACCCGTAGCACCGCGCTCCGCGAGCAAGCCGACAGTGAATCTGTACAACCGTGTAAAGCCCGCAACAGCGACCGTGACCGGAAACTTCCGGCTGACCGACGAGGGCGCGTCGTCCGACGTTCGGCATATCATTCTCGACTTCGGCCAGTTGCCGTTTCCCGTTCTCGAAGGCCAGAGCATTGGCGTTGTGGTTCCCGGGCATGGTTCGGACGGCAAGCCCCATGTCGCGCGGCTTTACTCGGTTGCCTCGCCGCGAGGCGGCGAGAAGCCGAATGCCAATAACCTCGCGCTCACCGTAAAGCGGGAAAACGGTGGCCTCTGTTCGAATTACCTATGCGACTTGCCGCGCGGTGCGAAGGTCGAAGTCACCGGCCCGTTCGGTGCAACGTTCCTGATGCCGGATGATCCCGCAGCGAACATCATCATGGTCTGTACCGGTACGGGCTCGGCGCCGTTTCGGGGATTTACGGAGCGTCGTCGCCGGGCGATGCCGAACGCTTCCGGAAAGCTGATGTTGTTCTTTGGCGCGCGCCGCCCGGAGGAATTGCCGTATTTCGGTCCTTTGCAACGCGTTCCGGCATCGCTGCTGACCCAACACCTCTGCTATTCGCGCGTACCGGGACAACAGCGCACTTATGTGCAGGACGGCATACGTGGGCAGCGAATGCCAGTGGCTGATCTGCTGCGATCGGACGCAACGCATGTCTACCTATGCGGTCTCAAAGGAATGGAAACGGGCGTCGAGGAGGCGCTTGCAGAGGCTTGCACAGATATCGGTCTCGATTGGAGCAGTCTCAAGCAACAGATGCGCGAAGCCGGGCGATATCATGTGGAGACCTATTGA